CGCCCCGACACGGTGTTCGTTCCCTATCACTGGCCGGGCCCCAAGAGCGTCAACCGGCTCACCGTGGCGGCCCAGGATCCGATCAGCAAGATCCCGCAGTACAAGGTGTGCGGCTGCCGCGTGCGCCGGGCGGAAGGTCCCCCTTCCGAGATCGCCGGCCTCGAGCCGCAGCAGTAAGGACGCGATGGCCAAGCCGGATCATCTCCAATTCTTCATCGACCCGGGCCGCTGCATCGGGTGCCAGGCTTGCGTGCAGGCCTGCACCGAGTGCGACACGCACCGGGGCACGTCGATGATCCATCTCGAGTTCATCGAGCGGGGTCGCAGCGTCCAGACCGTGCCGGTGGTCTGCATGCACTGCGAGCAGCCGACCTGCGCGGAGGTCTGCCCGGCCGACGCCATCAAGCGCACCGGGGACGGTATCGTGCAGTCGGCGCGCAAGCCGCGCTGCATCGCCTGCGGCAACTGCGTGCTGGCCTGTCCCTTCGGAGTGCCGGAGGTCTACGAGGATCGCCAGATCATGATGAAGTGCGACATGTGCTACGACCGCACCAGCGTCGGCAAGAAGCCGATGTGCGCCACCGTGTGCCCGAGCCAGGCGCTGTTCTTCGGGACCCTCGAGCAGATCGAGCAGCTGCGTCCCCGATCGGCCCCGCTCAATCGCTTCCGGTTCGGGGCCCAGACCATCACCACCCGCGTGCACATCATGATTCCGCGTGGCGACGCCGGGAGAGGGGACGGGCTGGACGTGAGCGGTGCGCTGCAGAAGCATCCCGGCTCCCGCGCGCCGCGCACATCGCAGCCGGGAACCGTGGCCGACCGCGCGGTGGAGCAGGATCCCTTCGAGGAGATCTCTCTGTGAAAGGAGCGGCATGAGCGGAGATGGCCCGGAAGACGACCCGCGCTCCCCGCTGGATCCTCTCCTCGACACGCCCCGGCGCGAGGGGCTGACCGGCACGGCGCCGGCGGACCGCTACAAGCCGGTGGCCGATCCGGAGCTGGTCACCACGCCCCCGGACGGCCGGCCGATGGAGCTGCAGCCCGCCTGGCGCACCGATTTCCCCGTCGACTGGCCACAGGATCACTACGTCGAGCGGCGCGATTTCATGAAGTTCATGATCCTGACGAGCCTCGCCTTCGCGGTGGGACAGGCCTGGATCGCGGCCATGAGCTGGCTGCGCCGGCGGCGCGACCGGCATCCCGAGCTGCGCATCGCCCGCATCGACGAGGTGCCGGTAGGGGGAGCCATTGAGTTCGCCTATCCGGAGCCGCACGACGCCTGCGTCCTCGTCCGGCCGCGCGAGGACCTGCTGATTGCCTACAGCCAGCGCTGCACCCACCTGTCGTGCGCCGTGCGCCCCCAGGTCGATCGGGGCGTCTTCCATTGTCCCTGTCATGAGGGGCGCTTCGACATGGAAACCGGCAGACCGCTGGCCGGTCCGCCGCGGCGTGCCTTGAGCCGGATCGTTCTGGCCAATCGCGGCGGCGCCATCTATGCGGTGGGCGTGGAAGAGAGGACCATTTGATCCGCGTGCGGCGCCCCTTCAGCCGGAAGCAGCGCGGCACCATCCTCGCCGGCATGCTCGCCTTCGTGATGCTCCTGGTGGTCTTGCAGCTCTGGCTGCTCAGCGCCACGATGAACGCCTACCTGGGCGGCGACGAGTCGGTCATCTGGCCCGCGACCGTCGCCAGCTTTCTTTGCCTCTTGCTGAACGGCGGATTGCTGCGCTACCTCTACAAGCTCGACGGCACCCGCTGATGGCCGCTGTGTCGTCCCGCCTCGAGGCCGTGGCGACGCTGCACCCTGCGTCCTTCGCGCTGGTCATGGCCACGGGAATCGTGTCGATCGCCTGCCGCCTGCAGGGCTATGCCATGCTCGCCGGCGCGCTGTTCGCCGCCAACCTCGTCTTCTACCTGGCTCTATGGGGATTGATCCTGCTGCGCCTGGCGCGCTACCGGGATCGCCTGGCGGCCGACCTGCAGCATCATGGCCGCTCGGTCGGCTTCTTCACGATGGTTCCGGCGACCTGCGTCCTGGG
This genomic window from Candidatus Polarisedimenticolia bacterium contains:
- a CDS encoding 4Fe-4S dicluster domain-containing protein, coding for MAKPDHLQFFIDPGRCIGCQACVQACTECDTHRGTSMIHLEFIERGRSVQTVPVVCMHCEQPTCAEVCPADAIKRTGDGIVQSARKPRCIACGNCVLACPFGVPEVYEDRQIMMKCDMCYDRTSVGKKPMCATVCPSQALFFGTLEQIEQLRPRSAPLNRFRFGAQTITTRVHIMIPRGDAGRGDGLDVSGALQKHPGSRAPRTSQPGTVADRAVEQDPFEEISL
- a CDS encoding Rieske 2Fe-2S domain-containing protein — protein: MSGDGPEDDPRSPLDPLLDTPRREGLTGTAPADRYKPVADPELVTTPPDGRPMELQPAWRTDFPVDWPQDHYVERRDFMKFMILTSLAFAVGQAWIAAMSWLRRRRDRHPELRIARIDEVPVGGAIEFAYPEPHDACVLVRPREDLLIAYSQRCTHLSCAVRPQVDRGVFHCPCHEGRFDMETGRPLAGPPRRALSRIVLANRGGAIYAVGVEERTI
- a CDS encoding DUF6755 family protein, producing the protein MRRPFSRKQRGTILAGMLAFVMLLVVLQLWLLSATMNAYLGGDESVIWPATVASFLCLLLNGGLLRYLYKLDGTR